From a region of the Streptomyces sp. NBC_01454 genome:
- a CDS encoding nuclear transport factor 2 family protein encodes MIAADQAVDGAVVLDQPYLLVGVAGALGEGPAVPKAGEEIEGLHAGERECGTEPAGCGGDGFACVGIGWAVLFHPLTRAQDGGIVPQTPRQLLERFQQAMLDFSPDALADLFAEDAVYEFPFLAPQREASRYEGREHIRAGFTRAWASPYPSPVVGFRDVRVHGTADPELIIAEHEFDAVNHATGETFTSGFVLFLRARGGEIVHVQDYADVLKLSAGFGRLPQLCEQLQNADQV; translated from the coding sequence GTGATAGCGGCGGACCAGGCCGTGGACGGTGCGGTCGTGCTCGACCAGCCATACCTGCTCGTCGGCGTCGCCGGCGCACTGGGCGAGGGTCCAGCCGTCCCCAAGGCGGGCGAAGAGATCGAGGGTCTTCACGCGGGGGAGCGCGAGTGCGGCACGGAACCGGCTGGGTGCGGCGGCGATGGATTCGCCTGCGTCGGGATCGGCTGGGCCGTACTGTTTCACCCACTCACCAGAGCCCAGGATGGAGGAATCGTGCCGCAGACACCGAGGCAGTTACTCGAACGCTTTCAGCAGGCGATGCTGGACTTCTCTCCAGATGCGCTGGCTGACCTGTTCGCCGAGGACGCCGTCTATGAGTTTCCCTTCCTCGCCCCCCAGCGGGAGGCATCCCGCTACGAGGGGCGCGAGCACATCCGAGCGGGTTTCACCCGTGCCTGGGCCTCGCCGTACCCGTCGCCAGTGGTCGGGTTCCGCGACGTGCGGGTGCACGGCACAGCGGACCCGGAGCTGATCATCGCCGAGCACGAGTTTGACGCTGTCAACCACGCGACAGGAGAGACGTTCACATCCGGATTCGTACTCTTCCTACGGGCTCGCGGAGGAGAGATCGTCCACGTGCAGGATTACGCCGACGTCTTGAAGCTCTCAGCTGGCTTTGGGCGGCTTCCTCAACTGTGCGAGCAACTGCAGAACGCCGACCAGGTGTGA
- a CDS encoding polysaccharide deacetylase family protein: MALARAKKKTTAAVVALSGAALATCGAYAHAASSSASAASTPPAAATRSATNPAPTASSAVPSTTRPGTPAPSSSGSSTPSPSGPVNTASHGPSTASQGSGSTLERGVPAASGGGPLGIDSIQHTTEAGGRSVALTFDDGPDPSWTPQVLALLAQHHAKATFCEIGPNAARYPYLAKEITAAGHRLCDHSVHHNEQQSRKPLAYNTNEIVQAQQDIANAAGPGAKLWYYRAPGGDFSPAIRNIAGQRGLRPLGWTIDSEDWKRPGAATILQNINKELKPGGVILMHDAGGNRSQTVQALAKLLDQLDTQGYTYNFPAR, translated from the coding sequence GTGGCATTGGCCCGCGCGAAGAAGAAGACGACAGCCGCCGTGGTGGCGCTCTCCGGTGCCGCCCTGGCCACCTGCGGGGCGTACGCCCACGCAGCGAGTTCCTCCGCCTCCGCTGCGTCCACTCCCCCCGCTGCCGCCACCCGTTCCGCCACGAACCCGGCTCCGACCGCCTCCTCGGCGGTCCCGTCGACCACGCGGCCCGGCACCCCGGCGCCCTCTTCCAGCGGCTCGTCCACGCCCTCCCCGTCCGGTCCCGTCAACACGGCGTCGCACGGACCGTCCACCGCGTCCCAGGGCTCCGGCAGCACGCTGGAGCGCGGTGTCCCGGCCGCCTCCGGCGGTGGACCGCTCGGCATCGACAGTATCCAGCACACCACCGAGGCGGGCGGCAGGTCGGTGGCCCTGACCTTCGACGACGGCCCCGACCCGAGCTGGACCCCGCAGGTGCTGGCGCTGCTCGCGCAGCACCACGCCAAGGCCACCTTCTGCGAGATAGGCCCCAACGCGGCGCGGTACCCGTACCTGGCCAAGGAGATCACCGCGGCCGGGCACCGGCTGTGCGACCACTCGGTGCACCACAACGAGCAGCAGAGCCGCAAGCCGCTGGCCTACAACACCAACGAGATCGTCCAGGCGCAGCAGGACATCGCCAACGCGGCCGGTCCCGGCGCGAAGCTCTGGTACTACCGCGCCCCCGGCGGCGACTTCAGCCCGGCCATCCGGAACATCGCCGGTCAGCGCGGACTGCGCCCGCTCGGTTGGACCATCGATTCCGAGGACTGGAAGCGGCCTGGCGCGGCGACCATCCTGCAGAACATCAACAAGGAGCTGAAGCCCGGCGGCGTCATCCTGATGCACGACGCCGGCGGCAACCGCTCGCAGACCGTCCAGGCACTCGCGAAGTTGCTGGACCAGCTCGACACCCAGGGGTACACGTACAACTTCCCGGCGCGGTAG